CGAGCCGCCCTACACGCCGTGCCAGCGCGCATCGCAGCCCGCCTCGGTGGTGATGTCCCCCCGGGGTCACACCGTCCCTCCGACCGGGCTGCAGACCACCCCTGTCCCGGAGCAGAGCCACCGCTGCGACTCGGTAACACCGAGCCCGCCTCCGCCTCCGCCTCCGTCCTGCGGTCAAACGCCCCACAGCCAAAGTACTTCTTCCCCCACGAGCACCCGCAAGGACCCGGTAGTCTACCCGTGGATGAAGAAAGTCCATGTAAACATCGGTAAGAGCTGCATGCaaacttctttctctctctccccctctctctctctcgctgcgCCTTTGTGCAGTCAGCTAGGTGTCCACCGTCACAATCTACGGCTTCCCAGCTCTGTTCTCCGTTAGAGGCAGGAGAGTAGCCCTTGGGTCAAGATTTACGACCGTCTGTTTGCAGGGCCAATATAATTACACCCCCCATAAATTTTTATTGCACCTCTCCGCTGAGGTGCCTCTTGAAGTCCGATCTCCGGCTCGTCTGCTCTAATTCCTCGCCTTATGACAACTCAGACCGAGCCCATAAGTCAGCTTTTATGCTTTGGTAATTTGATTTTAAGTGGTCGGGTTGTATAAACGGTGTACTTTACTCTGTCGAGCCTTCCTTCCCCACTCGTTGTTCTAGGGGAAGGAAAGTTTTATGGCAGCTGAAATATTCATGTTTATGGAGGAGGCCGTAAAACACTAATGTAAAAGCGAATAGCTCCGGTCTGTTATGGCTTCTCTGTGATGTTCCAACATGCCTGCTGCATGCTGCGCATTGGAGAGCCGGAGCGCGTGTTCGGGCGGCGACAAAATGCCACTTTTGCAAAGTCACCTTAATGCATTCAGTCGGtaagaaaagcatttcttttattttctctcggCGGAGTGATTTCAGCTGTCATAAGGCTCTCTGCTGCAGCAGGTCCGCTCTGCTGTCCTCTTGTAGTTTCCAGGTTTGTTGAATCATTATCTAGTCGCCATTCAGTGCCGTCGTGTAGCTCTGcacccccccacctcctccacctttaTTCTCCAGTTAGTACAACAGACAATGCTACACTCCCTGCTTCAGGCTGTGCATCTGTGCATTAGATCACtaaaagacaaagagagaacCACTCCGAACCGCCGCTGCTGTTTTGGTGCATTTCTATTTTCTGATCTGCGTCAGACCAGCTCCGTTTCTCAGCCTTCAGACCCCTGGTTGGTTCACATCACAACATTTGGACACCAGCGTCAGGCTGAGAGGATTCACACCGCCGCAGGGCCCGAATGACACCTGACGACGTGTTCACTGGAAATGCATGGAGtgtcaaaaaagagaaaagaaaacgcTGCGTAAAATAAAAGAGTGTTTGTGAAAGCTCGGGATAAAAGAGGTTCTCACAGGGTTACGGCCATTTTACGTCCTGTGGGTCCAGCCGCGGTACCCAGAACTTTAACTCTCTCCCTGCATGACGATTTTTGTTCTTACTGGGGCTCAGTGTGCATGATGCGGTGCTCCTCTTAAACGAGccacaataaataaagaaatgtaacAGAATTAATATTTCTCCTGCAAGCCTTTAGAGGACTAATAACGCTGCTGTTGGTGATTTTCTAGCGCGATAGTGCATTGTTGTAAATtagaaatatttaatttcatagtCCAGGCAGCatatttacatattattatttggTTGTGattatgttgtgtgtttgttctgcgGTGGTTCACGCGTGTCTCCGTTGTTCTCCCACAGTGAGCTCCAACTACACGGGGGGCGAACCGAAGCGCTCGCGGACGGCGTACACGCGCCAGCAGGTTCTGGAGCTCGAGAAGGAGTTCCACTACAACCGGTACCTGACGCGCAGGCGCAGGGTGGAGATCGCGCACACGCTGTGCCTGTCGGAGCGGCAGATCAAGATCTGGTTCCAGAACCGGAGGATGAAGTGGAAGAAGGACCACAAGCTGCCCAACACCAAGGTCCGCTCCGGGGCCAGCGGCGGCAGCACAAACTCCCCGGCTCTGAGCGGATCCCAGACCCGCTCCTCTGGACCCCTATAGCCCGGTACCGTGGCTGTCTGTCTCATGTTTGCCCTCCCCGGTTCCCAAACTGAACGCCGAAGGGGCAAACACGCTTGTAACCACCGGAACCTGCACTTTGGAGCGGAATAACGGCTTCCTGCTGTGGAGGGGGAGATGCGGCCCTGATCTGATGTTACTCTAGAATATGACGCTCTGACGTGGGAGGGGTGGAGGGGTGGAGGGGAGATTTCCCATtcagaaaatatgaaatgaacAGACAGTAGGTGAAGGAGACTGAAAGAACTGAAAACGATGCGGCTTCCTGGCTTTCAGCACCCTCTCTCTCACCctgctttttatttctgtctttttatactcctctctctctctctctctctcccttcctctgaCGGTAGGCTGAAGATAATGTTCCCGCGTGTGTGTGggttctttccttttctttttctatccaaaactctcttctctcttttttttttggtgaagaTGGATCCTCGTTTTCATCTTTAATCATGCCAAACTCGGGCCCCATTTGTCATGTTTACTCTGCGGGTACAAAGCAAAGGGGTGAACCGCGGCTCTGCCCATTACCCCTCACCCCCTACACCCCCTACACCCCCTTCCTCCCCCATCTCCAAACCGCCAACCCCCCCATCCCGTCCGCACACACGCACGTGTAATAAATGGAAGTGTGGTTTGGTCCAGAGCAGTATTCCTCCACTCTGTCCGTCCTTCGAGCTCTCTAACGTCTACTATAACCTCCGGTATGATCCAAAACCACAGCGGAcagtttctgctgtttcaagtataattgtttctgtttttgtttaatgaCAAAATATAGCTTTTGAAATTTTAATTCTAGTTATTTTTGAATTCAGTGTTGATTGTAAAATGATGCTGTTGTTGCTGAGAGGAGCGTCTCTGTGGTCCGTTGATTGTTCATGTTGTGATGTCGTTATACAGGGAAGCAGTGGAACAGGGTGAagttaaaaatacagagaaattaATAAACAGGGTTTATAAAGCTGCCTAACACTAATAACCACACCAAAATACTGGTACAGATAGTCCGAGAACACATTATAAACACAGCACTATTGCAATGTACTACCTATTACCTCAGTTGtacttatatatatttttattttttttggtcatctttttttcttgctcGTTTAATGAAGTGACAGCTTTTCgagcttttatattttttgaaattgtgTGACGagttattataataattattattattactacctGCAATACAATTCTTGTATTCTTGTAtgtggaaagttaaaaaaatgtaatttaattataaGCAATTGTTCTAGAAAGggacattcagaaaaataaggAGCCTCTTTTTGCATGAACTgtgttgattttattatttttctatcttttctcCGCACATTAAATGCGCGTACACTTACTTTCTCCccttttttccttctcctcctcatctctctctGTTCCTTCACTTTGTGACactttttagatattttattctGCAAGTGTTTATAATTGAtggtattttatttacattccaAAGATGAGTTTCTCTCCTTattgaagatgatgatgatgatgatggtttaGTGTTGTTGGCTCCTTTCTCTGCTCATGCCTCCTCAGTGTCTCCCTTCCTATTATTTGTAAATAGTTCatagaaatttaaataaatggctgaaaatgtatcattttctatcttctcttttttcttctttcaagaTATTTTGCTCAGTTTCTTCTAAAATCAAATGTCTATATATGATGCCTTATAATCCATACAtacaatttaatatttaacttcacattttattacattattttctaaaatgtctaattttgaAACAGCATCGTTTccttttttgtatgtttgttttccCCAGCGCTTCCTTCTCTCTCCCCTCATCGGGTTTTTCGGTTGCAGGATGTAtttaaagcaaacacacacccgCTTCCACGCGCacataaataatttaatgtaatttcacTGTTGGTTTTTGCCTACAAAGGCGCAGCAACCTGTCTGGAGAAATCAAGAGCCCGCGATGATTAATCTGTCCCGGCCGTGAGTGATCTTGGTACATTACGTCCTGTAATCTCGTTTTAAATCACAAACCGTCCCTCCGTTTCACTCCTGTTCTCCCGTTAATTTAACGGCTGCTCAGATGCGCCTGCACCGGCCCGACACCGAGCAcagaacccccccccccccccccctcttctgctggttctgaagggaaaaaaattaaatagtttCTCGGTTCGTGGTCTTTTAATGCTTTAATGAGTACAATTTTTGCACAacacttttttctctcctcctatCGGTGTTTTCTGGACCGGTGCTGTgcgcgcatgtgtgtgttttttttttatatattacaaAAAGGGAGCGGGCCAGCGCCATAGCTCAAACCCTGACAACCAAATAGATAATCAACAAGACGAATGGCTTCTTTTGTAAGGCGCGGCTCCCgtattaattttcattttcttttcttagaGCAGGTATCGAAAATATAGAGCAAGAGGGGGGAGAACGAGAAAATAGCATTCCTCTCGATgaactttaaacaaaaaaagtgtgccCCCCAAATTGGTCCGCTCGTATTCCTCGGCCCAGAGAAGATTCCCTATTACTTGTTGGCTGATTTCTCCCTGGGCCTCTTGCCACAGAAACTCCCTCTGCCCATTTATCTGTTTTCTTCCTATTTATGAAAGGCTCCTCCAGTGCACAAAAACGCGCCCTCCTATCAAACTGTACACCTAGACGTGCTCACACGCACAGACACTGCGCCAAAATGCGTAAAGCCTCACATATGGCACGCTGGGGCCTATGGAGGATtgcattttcacacatttaagTGTGTCATTATTGTAATAAtcaatttttctgtcttttaatatcAACCACTCCGCTCCGTAGTGTCTTTTCACTTTGCCAGATCACGCATTATTTCCAGCTGTTGAAAAGGAGACGCgtatatatatttctatatatatttCTAATATTGTGGAGAGTATAATACTGTGAGCTTTAATACCCCCTCCTCCACGCACATCCACACTCCCTCCGGCGGTGTGCACCTCTCCTCACATAAAGATAATATTTGTGTCCGAATGCTGTAATTTTCGCTACACACCGATTGTCCTACATGTGAGCATCCAAACACCCAGTATCCACACATATGTGCCTCTACAATAACCCCAAAAGCCCCAGAGCACTAGCAGTCCCAgttgaaataaatgaattagaGTGCGGGTTGACAACTGCGCACAATAAAATCCACCGAGGAATCCTTATTCTTTTTACCCCTTTTTTTAAGCCTCCTTTATCAGTCGAGGccttctgctgcttctgtgaATGGGAGCAAATTTTTTTGTGTGGATGCCCACCCCCCAACCCAAccttctagaaaaaaaaaagttcaccgCCATTATTTTGTGGACAGGACAGAGGGGACGGCACCTCAAGAAAAATGCGAGAATTATACAAGAAAAAATCATTAATCACTTGTTCTTCTTTAAacacttcttctccttctctatTGTCATCCGGCAGCCACACACAAGACCTTCTgccaggagagagggagagggcgAGGAAccgagagagacagacacaggaaaagaaaaagaagacgtCTTGGAAGACATCCCCCctccccctccatccctccctcacacacacactgacacactcacacataaacACTAATACATACCTCCCCTCCCCACCCATCAGCAAGCTATGTTTTACACCCCACAAGTATCCTagcataagaaaaaaaagttttttctcCGTCATTGGAAAGAAGAAAATCCCTCCAAAGAAACTTCAACAAACCAGTGAGAGAGTCCTCAGAGCGCAGGAGAAGATGGCCCCGAGGTTACTGGCAGGGATGGCGTCAAAGGTAAGAGGCCTGGGAATTTAATTCTGCCTCTGCTTTACTATCTTTAGCTCACTTGCTTCTCTGTGTCTGATGGCTCGGTGgcgtttttatggttttattgcCCCTTGCGCATTTGGCGAGGTCAGGCGAAGGGGGCATTTATGGCCGTGGGGGCTTTGATTTTTAAAGCAGGGGCTTTTGGAATGGAGTATTTGTGTTGGAAAGAGGGCGTTtttgagggtgtgtgtgtgtgtgttgcttgttttctgttttctctgaatTTGTGCAACTGTTTCcgtctcctccttttttttctacagcGGTGTCACTTCTGCGTTTGTTTGTCACTCGTGAGGCCTGAGCATCTGTTGGTGTGCGTAAAATGTGCGTCTTTTACGCACAGGATTTGTAGGGGTAGGAGACAGTCCACGCgcagttttactatttttttaaattcctctgtacgcattttttgtttttgttcagcttATATGATGACATTGAACTACTAAGGTAGAATGGGCACCTATGCAGGCTCACATTacttggaaaaaaatctgaaatgttgcagctaatgtatgacaGAAAGGCCCCAGTGAATAATTCCTGGTTCACCCGGAGCTTATTATGCATTTTGTCTTggctgtgtttctgtggttaTAAAGTGTTGCTGTGGTTTAGGCCTATAGCTTTTAATGAGATACTGCGCGTGTGTGTTTTGTTCGCCAGGTGCAAACACGCTTCAGAGACAGCGGTGGGAATATGAATAATACGACGTTCAGTTGGAGAGAGGGATGCAAGGGGAGGAAGGAGGgtgagaaagaaaaattaaaagaacTGGGGGGGAGCGCTGGTTAATGGATACTCTCTCGGTTGCGCTCCAAAACAATTTACCTCGAAAACAAACGATCTGCGAAGCTTTCCAAATGAACTGCGAACGATCGCCGCTCGCCGTGCGCGCTCAGGCCTCTGGGATCTGCTCAGCCGACCGGTGAGGGCGGCCTTAGGAAGCGCACTCACTCCTGTTTGACCTCTTCAGAAATCAATCTGCGAGGGATTAAAAAAAGGAGAGGGTTCGTTCAGGTGGAGGGGGACGGGGCCACGGCGTGATGCGAAAAGTAAGAGAAACAA
This portion of the Amphiprion ocellaris isolate individual 3 ecotype Okinawa chromosome 19, ASM2253959v1, whole genome shotgun sequence genome encodes:
- the hoxb4a gene encoding homeobox protein Hox-B4a codes for the protein MAMSSYLINSNYVDPKFPPCEEYSQSDYLPSHSPDYYSSQRQEPAAFQPDSLYHHHQHHAHHHSHHQQRAEPPYTPCQRASQPASVVMSPRGHTVPPTGLQTTPVPEQSHRCDSVTPSPPPPPPPSCGQTPHSQSTSSPTSTRKDPVVYPWMKKVHVNIVSSNYTGGEPKRSRTAYTRQQVLELEKEFHYNRYLTRRRRVEIAHTLCLSERQIKIWFQNRRMKWKKDHKLPNTKVRSGASGGSTNSPALSGSQTRSSGPL